From bacterium, the proteins below share one genomic window:
- a CDS encoding CrcB family protein, which produces MTALGFAVLAVAGTLLRATTAQQFNSPTWPWGTLGVNVLGSFALGLLVGTGNPVMTAVGVGGLGSLTTLSTFVAELTALTRPRAVAYTFVSLFFGLAAAVAGLIISD; this is translated from the coding sequence GTGACCGCGCTCGGATTCGCGGTGCTGGCCGTGGCCGGAACCCTGCTTCGGGCCACCACCGCTCAGCAATTCAACTCGCCGACGTGGCCGTGGGGCACCCTGGGAGTGAATGTGCTCGGCAGCTTCGCGCTGGGCCTCTTAGTCGGTACTGGCAATCCGGTAATGACCGCAGTGGGCGTCGGCGGCCTGGGATCACTCACCACATTGTCCACCTTCGTCGCAGAGCTGACCGCCCTAACCCGCCCCCGCGCCGTCGCCTACACATTTGTCAGCCTCTTCTTCGGCCTCGCCGCCGCCGTCGCCGGGCTCATTATTTCGGACTAG
- a CDS encoding CrcB family protein, producing MSLSPQAAIAVGIGGLAGAGARWGLVEVLPATDIWPWGVLAVNLFGCLVLGYLAAAAWSARAQLPMSLGLGTGFCGSLTTFSALTVDVAEMARDGSWGYAAGYLAVSVLGGVALALVGAALRPTNTQGAQ from the coding sequence TTGTCTCTCTCACCTCAGGCCGCAATTGCTGTCGGGATAGGCGGGCTGGCCGGAGCAGGGGCGCGCTGGGGGCTGGTCGAGGTCTTGCCCGCCACCGATATCTGGCCGTGGGGGGTGCTGGCCGTCAACCTGTTCGGCTGCCTCGTGCTCGGCTATCTGGCGGCGGCCGCCTGGTCAGCCCGGGCCCAGCTTCCGATGAGCCTCGGACTGGGCACCGGTTTCTGCGGCAGCCTGACCACGTTCTCAGCCCTGACTGTGGATGTGGCGGAGATGGCCCGTGACGGCAGCTGGGGATATGCCGCCGGTTATCTGGCTGTGTCCGTATTGGGCGGAGTGGCACTGGCCTTGGTCGGGGCTGCACTACGGCCGACGAACACCCAGGGGGCCCAGTGA
- a CDS encoding cytochrome c biogenesis CcdA family protein produces MFDLELAVPFGAGLVAAVNPCGFAMLPAYLAYFLGIGSQDQSTDTGRNVLRGLLVGLTLTAGFVAFFGIIGALTSSLISTSTIADRGPWITLVISGLMVVLGIAMLAGFEPKISVPRLSKGGDSQGLISIFLFGVSYAVVSLGCASPVFFGSVSGSFSTDGVWEGTVRFLAYALGMGLVITFLTLAVAMGRSGVTAHMRRLLPHINKISGGFLVVAGVVLGFYGWWEVQVLLRDDFDANNPFVEASNRVSVRLENWIIDVGGNRFGLATAFMVLAVLLWAFRRSIPRPWLLAASLVVAVGYALSEAIQYQGDLLVLPIVRTIANIPERVGHWFTDPDRWPVLWEVLLAVIVGIVLWIRFRPRSDPGPPLAESGSA; encoded by the coding sequence GTGTTCGACCTCGAATTGGCGGTTCCGTTCGGAGCCGGTCTGGTGGCCGCCGTCAACCCATGCGGGTTCGCCATGTTGCCGGCGTACCTGGCCTACTTCCTGGGTATCGGAAGCCAAGACCAATCCACCGATACCGGGCGAAATGTCCTTCGGGGATTGCTGGTCGGACTCACCCTCACTGCCGGCTTTGTGGCCTTCTTCGGCATCATCGGCGCGCTTACCTCGTCGCTCATCTCCACATCCACCATCGCCGACCGAGGTCCGTGGATCACGCTGGTGATCAGCGGGCTCATGGTGGTGCTGGGCATCGCCATGCTGGCCGGCTTCGAACCCAAGATCTCCGTGCCCCGACTTTCCAAGGGGGGCGATAGCCAAGGGCTGATCTCCATTTTCTTGTTCGGGGTGTCTTATGCGGTGGTGTCCCTGGGATGCGCCAGCCCGGTGTTCTTCGGATCGGTCAGCGGCTCGTTCAGCACCGACGGGGTGTGGGAGGGCACCGTGCGGTTCTTGGCCTACGCGCTGGGAATGGGCTTGGTCATCACCTTCTTGACTCTGGCGGTGGCCATGGGCCGCTCGGGGGTCACCGCCCACATGCGGCGCCTGCTGCCTCATATAAACAAGATCTCGGGCGGCTTCCTGGTGGTGGCCGGTGTGGTGCTCGGGTTCTACGGCTGGTGGGAAGTCCAAGTGCTGCTGCGCGACGACTTCGACGCCAACAACCCGTTCGTGGAGGCTTCCAATCGGGTATCGGTCCGCCTGGAGAACTGGATCATCGACGTGGGCGGCAACCGCTTCGGCCTGGCCACCGCCTTCATGGTGCTGGCTGTGCTGCTGTGGGCATTCCGCCGCAGCATCCCCCGACCCTGGCTCCTCGCGGCCTCTTTGGTGGTTGCGGTGGGATACGCCCTGTCAGAGGCAATCCAGTACCAGGGCGATTTGCTGGTGCTGCCCATCGTGCGGACCATCGCCAACATTCCGGAGCGGGTGGGCCACTGGTTCACCGACCCCGATCGCTGGCCGGTGCTGTGGGAGGTGCTGCTCGCGGTGATCGTGGGCATCGTGCTGTGGATTCGATTTCGGCCTCGGAGCGATCCTGGCCCGCCCTTGGCCGAGAGCGGTAGCGCATAG
- a CDS encoding TlpA disulfide reductase family protein, protein MAGRRRLLATAALIVASALIAVVAGSCGSGAGDDVQATDIEFELLDGGTTTVGAFLNRPVVLNFFASWCTPCVTEMPALESIHQQRPDIAFVGLAVNDTPTRAREIVADTGVTYATGIDPNSAIGNAHEILGMPTTLFIAPDGEVVYQHTGGLTADQIADHLNTHLTP, encoded by the coding sequence ATGGCCGGGCGGCGTCGGCTGCTGGCCACGGCCGCTCTGATCGTCGCCTCGGCGCTGATCGCCGTCGTCGCCGGCTCCTGTGGATCGGGCGCCGGCGACGACGTCCAAGCCACCGACATCGAGTTCGAACTGTTGGACGGCGGCACAACCACAGTGGGCGCCTTCCTCAACCGTCCGGTGGTGCTCAACTTTTTCGCCTCGTGGTGTACGCCGTGCGTAACAGAGATGCCGGCCCTGGAATCCATCCACCAACAGCGCCCCGACATCGCATTCGTCGGCCTCGCCGTCAACGACACTCCCACCAGGGCCCGGGAGATCGTGGCCGACACCGGGGTGACCTATGCCACCGGAATAGACCCAAACTCCGCCATCGGCAACGCCCACGAGATTCTGGGCATGCCCACCACCCTGTTCATCGCCCCCGACGGCGAAGTCGTCTACCAGCACACCGGCGGCCTCACCGCCGACCAGATCGCTGACCACCTGAATACGCATCTCACGCCGTAA
- a CDS encoding WhiB family transcriptional regulator gives MEALLFENAPWRLEAACRTIDASLGEIFFSDELQNISRAKAICAECPVMAECLEGAIARREPWGVWGGQLFRNGKVLTSKRRRGRPAKVPRPEDEFVQVPVPVHLRERLRSA, from the coding sequence ATGGAGGCCCTGCTCTTTGAAAACGCACCGTGGCGCTTGGAGGCCGCGTGCCGCACCATCGACGCCTCGCTTGGGGAGATCTTCTTCTCCGACGAGCTCCAGAACATCTCCCGGGCCAAGGCCATCTGCGCCGAGTGCCCGGTAATGGCCGAGTGCCTAGAGGGCGCCATCGCTCGCCGCGAGCCGTGGGGAGTGTGGGGCGGCCAGTTGTTCCGCAACGGCAAGGTGCTGACCAGCAAGCGTCGCCGGGGTCGTCCGGCCAAGGTGCCCCGTCCTGAGGACGAGTTCGTCCAGGTGCCGGTGCCCGTACACCTGCGTGAGCGGCTCCGCTCGGCCTGA
- a CDS encoding MBL fold metallo-hydrolase — MTERPRKQEQEEATTEITEVVPGVLRTMLPVNLPGLGHVNCYVMEDERGVAVVDPGLPGPDSWNTLVDRLDRAGYKVGDVHTAIITHSHFDHFGGAERLREEAGADILTHESFRPIWEHNETREDHDAEGNASEDEVLERIEDSFRDLTPWGTERTPPSREYIERFRARDNFHARWFQTPKPTVKVVDSQVVRFARRDWVALHTPGHTGDHLCLYDPEHGAVFSGDHVLPTITPHIAGRSDTDDSLAEFFDSLERMKTLEGATMALPAHGHPFSDIGARADDICDHHHERLNVLRHASGRLGCATVEDFMRVLFSERAWGNMAASETFAHLVHLKVIGEANQDVTSEGLVTFEIKPGL; from the coding sequence ATGACCGAGCGGCCCCGCAAACAGGAGCAGGAGGAGGCCACCACCGAGATCACCGAGGTGGTCCCCGGAGTGCTTCGCACAATGTTGCCGGTGAACCTGCCCGGACTCGGCCATGTGAACTGCTACGTGATGGAGGATGAGCGGGGGGTGGCGGTGGTCGACCCCGGCCTGCCCGGCCCCGATTCCTGGAACACCCTGGTCGACCGGCTCGACCGGGCCGGCTACAAGGTGGGCGACGTTCACACCGCCATCATCACCCACTCCCACTTCGACCACTTCGGCGGTGCCGAGCGGCTGCGAGAGGAGGCCGGCGCCGACATTTTGACCCACGAGAGCTTTCGCCCGATCTGGGAACACAACGAGACGAGGGAAGATCACGACGCCGAGGGCAACGCCTCCGAGGATGAGGTTCTGGAGCGGATCGAGGACAGCTTCCGCGATCTCACCCCGTGGGGAACCGAGCGAACTCCCCCCAGCCGGGAGTACATCGAGCGGTTCCGGGCCAGGGACAACTTCCATGCCCGCTGGTTCCAGACTCCCAAGCCAACGGTAAAGGTGGTGGACAGCCAGGTTGTCCGCTTCGCCCGACGGGACTGGGTGGCGCTCCACACCCCCGGCCACACCGGCGACCACCTTTGCCTCTACGACCCCGAGCACGGCGCGGTGTTCTCGGGCGACCACGTGCTGCCCACCATCACTCCCCACATCGCCGGGCGCAGCGACACCGACGACTCGCTGGCCGAGTTCTTCGACTCGCTGGAGCGCATGAAGACTCTGGAGGGTGCCACCATGGCCCTACCGGCTCACGGACACCCGTTCTCCGACATCGGGGCCCGAGCCGACGACATCTGCGATCACCACCACGAGCGGCTGAACGTATTGCGGCACGCCAGCGGAAGGCTGGGTTGCGCCACCGTGGAGGACTTCATGCGGGTGCTGTTCAGCGAGCGGGCCTGGGGCAACATGGCCGCCAGTGAGACCTTCGCCCACCTCGTACACCTCAAGGTAATCGGCGAAGCTAACCAAGACGTCACCTCCGAGGGACTGGTGACGTTTGAGATCAAGCCAGGGCTCTAG
- the orn gene encoding oligoribonuclease: MLAWMDLEMTGLDPATDVIVEIATLITDDNLEMIAEGPDLVVSAPPEALASMQQVVVEMHTKSGLLDQIKASTLSLEAAGEMTLEFLKTHIDKPRSVPLCGNSIGVDRRFLAAQLPEVENFLHYRSIDVSTVKELARRWNHSVFRKAPQKAKGHRALDDICESLNELRHYRDTFFAVPTEAGFSAPPKAGQ, translated from the coding sequence ATGCTGGCGTGGATGGACTTGGAGATGACGGGGTTGGACCCGGCCACTGACGTGATCGTGGAAATCGCCACTCTCATCACCGACGACAACTTGGAGATGATTGCCGAGGGCCCTGATCTGGTGGTTTCGGCACCACCGGAGGCATTGGCCTCCATGCAGCAGGTGGTGGTGGAGATGCACACCAAGAGCGGGCTGCTGGATCAGATCAAAGCATCCACGCTCAGCCTGGAGGCCGCCGGCGAGATGACCCTGGAGTTTCTCAAGACCCACATCGACAAGCCCCGCAGCGTGCCGCTCTGCGGCAACTCCATCGGGGTAGACCGCCGTTTCCTGGCCGCCCAGCTCCCCGAGGTGGAGAACTTTCTTCACTATCGCTCCATCGACGTCTCCACCGTGAAAGAACTGGCTCGGCGGTGGAATCACAGCGTCTTCCGCAAAGCCCCTCAAAAAGCCAAAGGCCACCGCGCCCTTGACGACATCTGCGAGAGTCTCAACGAACTGCGCCACTACCGGGACACGTTTTTTGCCGTTCCCACGGAGGCAGGTTTCTCCGCTCCACCAAAGGCGGGCCAATGA
- the dut gene encoding dUTP diphosphatase: MLEIPIVRSRPDLPFPRYATEGDAGADLVASEDIELAPGGGRGLVPTGTFIAIPEGYAGFVQPRSGLALRHGVTCLNTPGLIDSGYRGELKVLLVNTDPAEPFTVRRGDRIAQLVLQKVEQADFVEVEELPPSSRGSGGFGSTGA, from the coding sequence GTGTTGGAGATTCCCATTGTTCGCAGCCGCCCTGACCTGCCATTTCCCCGCTACGCCACCGAGGGCGATGCGGGTGCCGACCTCGTAGCCAGCGAAGACATCGAGTTGGCCCCGGGCGGCGGACGGGGCCTTGTGCCTACCGGCACGTTCATTGCCATTCCCGAGGGTTATGCCGGATTCGTGCAGCCCCGTAGCGGCTTGGCGCTGCGCCACGGGGTCACCTGTCTGAACACACCTGGCCTGATCGACTCCGGCTATCGGGGCGAGCTGAAGGTGCTGTTGGTGAACACCGATCCGGCCGAGCCGTTCACCGTGCGCCGGGGCGACCGGATCGCCCAACTTGTGCTGCAAAAGGTGGAGCAGGCCGATTTCGTGGAGGTGGAGGAGTTGCCCCCGTCGTCACGGGGATCAGGAGGATTTGGCTCTACTGGCGCCTAG
- a CDS encoding aspartate dehydrogenase has protein sequence MLRVGLIGCGAIGSVVARELSQGAVKGAELTAVFDLVVDHPLKVGERDSLLSRSDVVVEAAGHGALREHGVAIRESGADLLVVSIGALADDDLEVRLRRAEGGRLYLCTGAIGGFDILRAAMLFGPLEEVAITSTKPAVALSRPWMEQTVQDALAGGSEPVKVFDGPAREACALFPESANVTATLSLATLGFDRVRVQMVGDPAVTRVRHVVTASGAAGAYELSFENAASPDNPRTSAVTAYSVLRAVGDIRRPPVSFL, from the coding sequence ATGCTTCGAGTCGGTTTGATCGGTTGCGGGGCCATCGGTTCAGTGGTGGCCCGCGAGCTGTCGCAAGGTGCCGTCAAGGGGGCAGAGCTGACTGCGGTCTTCGATCTCGTGGTCGACCATCCGCTGAAGGTGGGGGAGCGGGACTCGCTGCTATCCCGATCTGATGTGGTGGTGGAGGCGGCCGGCCATGGGGCCCTCCGAGAACACGGTGTGGCAATCCGGGAATCGGGGGCCGATCTGTTGGTGGTGAGCATTGGCGCCCTGGCCGACGATGACCTTGAGGTCCGATTGCGACGGGCCGAAGGCGGACGACTCTATCTATGTACCGGTGCCATCGGCGGATTCGACATACTGCGGGCGGCCATGCTCTTCGGACCGTTGGAGGAGGTGGCCATCACCAGCACCAAGCCCGCGGTGGCGCTGAGCCGCCCATGGATGGAGCAGACGGTGCAGGATGCTCTGGCCGGTGGGTCCGAGCCGGTGAAAGTTTTCGATGGTCCGGCTCGAGAAGCGTGTGCCTTGTTCCCAGAATCAGCCAACGTGACCGCCACCTTGTCGTTGGCCACCCTCGGGTTCGACCGTGTGCGGGTGCAAATGGTGGGCGACCCGGCAGTTACCCGGGTGCGGCACGTTGTGACCGCTTCGGGAGCGGCAGGCGCCTACGAGCTGTCATTCGAGAATGCCGCCTCCCCCGACAACCCCCGTACCAGCGCGGTCACCGCCTATTCGGTGCTCCGGGCTGTCGGTGACATTCGCCGTCCCCCGGTTTCTTTTCTTTAG
- a CDS encoding histidine phosphatase family protein has protein sequence MARLLLIRHGQSEWNASRRWQGQADPPLSELGRQQAEEAAARLEPTAVVASSTLKRSWVSAEIIAEALGCNPPIPAPELIERDVREFSGLTRAQIEERYPGFLEDGRRPPGWEQDDALLARVLAGLHRLADVVGDRSAVVVTHGGVIYSLEAHLGCPPSRVTNMSGRWVTVDNGQLVAGERIHPLEGVDIQVPAADLL, from the coding sequence GTGGCTCGTTTGCTGCTGATCCGACACGGGCAGTCGGAATGGAATGCGTCCCGGCGCTGGCAAGGCCAAGCCGATCCCCCGCTGTCAGAGCTGGGACGCCAGCAGGCGGAAGAGGCGGCGGCCCGGCTCGAGCCAACTGCTGTGGTGGCCTCGTCCACCCTGAAACGATCCTGGGTCAGCGCGGAGATCATTGCCGAAGCACTGGGCTGCAATCCGCCGATCCCGGCTCCCGAGCTGATCGAGCGGGATGTGCGGGAGTTCTCCGGATTGACCCGGGCGCAGATTGAAGAGCGCTACCCCGGATTCTTGGAGGACGGTCGACGGCCGCCGGGCTGGGAGCAAGACGACGCCTTATTGGCCCGGGTGTTGGCCGGTCTCCACCGGTTGGCCGATGTGGTGGGCGACCGATCGGCCGTTGTGGTAACCCACGGAGGGGTCATCTACTCGCTGGAAGCCCACTTGGGCTGCCCGCCCAGCCGGGTCACAAACATGAGCGGCCGCTGGGTAACGGTGGACAACGGCCAACTGGTTGCCGGAGAGCGGATCCACCCCCTCGAGGGCGTGGATATCCAGGTGCCCGCGGCGGACCTGCTCTAG
- a CDS encoding MoaD/ThiS family protein has translation MATLRLFAHVREAAGTGKDEVPGATVDQVLAAAADRYGTAFAEQLQICRVWLNGEPATGAEPVADGDEVAVLPPVSGG, from the coding sequence ATGGCCACGCTGCGCCTGTTCGCGCACGTCAGGGAGGCGGCTGGCACCGGCAAAGACGAAGTGCCCGGCGCCACTGTCGATCAGGTACTGGCTGCCGCCGCTGATCGCTACGGAACGGCGTTTGCCGAGCAGCTTCAGATTTGCCGGGTGTGGTTGAACGGCGAGCCGGCCACCGGGGCTGAGCCTGTGGCCGACGGCGACGAGGTGGCCGTGCTGCCTCCCGTCTCCGGGGGTTAG
- a CDS encoding glycosyltransferase yields MTHNVAILSLHTSPLMQPGAGDSGGMNVYVREMAAALAHAGCECRVYVRRSHHGLPDEVAIEPGVTVVHIDAGSPDLRKEELFGVLDQFADGVLSDFRRHRHPDVIHANYWLSGVAGHRVKHVVEVPLAVTFHTLARVKAATGDPESEHRAQAETEVIGCADAVIASCEPEAQQLREFYDAPPERIELAPPGVEHALFSPGDREGARTALGLGRGPVLLFVGRIQPLKRPLVAVETLARLAREDARLLVVGGPSGTEGEDEYQRLQDRIHTLGLEEQVTLVPPRPHHWLSTYYRAADVVLVPSRSESFGLVALEAAASGTPVVAAPVGGLRSIVDHGRTGFLVDDPTAEAFAAHTATLIDNPLLAAETAMNAAERARSYSWAAMARSLRATYRRVQSRVPVYCT; encoded by the coding sequence ATGACGCACAACGTGGCGATCTTGTCGCTGCACACGTCGCCGTTGATGCAGCCCGGTGCAGGCGACAGCGGCGGCATGAACGTTTACGTCCGGGAGATGGCCGCCGCCTTGGCCCACGCGGGCTGCGAGTGCCGGGTTTACGTGCGTCGGTCCCACCACGGGCTGCCCGATGAGGTGGCCATCGAGCCGGGGGTGACCGTAGTTCACATTGATGCCGGATCCCCCGACCTGCGCAAAGAGGAGCTGTTCGGGGTGCTAGACCAGTTCGCCGATGGCGTGCTGTCCGACTTCCGGCGCCACCGGCACCCCGACGTTATCCACGCCAACTACTGGCTGTCCGGGGTGGCTGGCCACCGGGTCAAGCATGTGGTGGAGGTGCCGCTAGCGGTGACCTTTCACACGCTGGCCCGAGTGAAGGCGGCCACTGGCGACCCTGAGTCAGAACACCGGGCCCAGGCCGAAACCGAGGTGATCGGCTGCGCCGATGCGGTCATTGCGTCCTGCGAACCGGAAGCCCAGCAACTGCGAGAGTTCTACGATGCTCCGCCTGAGCGGATTGAGCTCGCTCCGCCGGGAGTGGAACACGCGCTGTTCTCCCCCGGAGATCGCGAAGGCGCCCGCACTGCCCTGGGATTGGGCCGGGGCCCGGTCCTGCTCTTTGTGGGCCGGATTCAGCCGTTGAAACGGCCCCTGGTTGCGGTCGAGACGCTGGCCCGTCTGGCTCGCGAGGATGCCCGCCTCCTGGTGGTTGGCGGGCCCAGCGGCACCGAGGGCGAGGACGAGTATCAGCGCCTCCAAGACCGCATTCACACCTTGGGCCTCGAGGAGCAGGTGACATTGGTTCCCCCCCGGCCTCACCACTGGCTGTCCACCTACTACCGGGCCGCCGACGTGGTTCTGGTTCCGAGCCGCAGCGAGTCCTTCGGACTGGTGGCCCTGGAGGCGGCGGCCAGTGGTACCCCGGTGGTGGCCGCGCCCGTGGGCGGTTTGCGCTCGATCGTGGACCATGGCCGAACCGGATTCTTGGTGGACGATCCCACCGCCGAGGCGTTCGCCGCTCACACGGCCACCCTTATCGACAACCCGCTGCTGGCCGCCGAGACGGCCATGAATGCGGCCGAGCGAGCTCGTTCGTATTCCTGGGCGGCCATGGCCCGCTCGTTGCGAGCCACGTACCGAAGGGTCCAGTCCCGAGTGCCTGTCTATTGCACATGA
- a CDS encoding YbjN domain-containing protein: MILRPEELAALESDIDAWLDDQLHTNPTVLTVDRGEPGQRRWYVRMVGEEKTVSTVWFTLGQRQLHCECHFMPAPEENEARLYEYLLRRNRELVGLRFAIGVEDAVFLVAERPAHTVTEAEIDQLLGSFYAHSERWFRPCMRIGYATRFKN; encoded by the coding sequence ATGATTCTGCGGCCTGAGGAGTTGGCCGCCTTGGAGTCGGACATCGACGCCTGGTTGGACGATCAACTCCACACCAATCCGACAGTGTTGACGGTGGACCGAGGGGAGCCTGGCCAGCGCCGCTGGTACGTGCGGATGGTGGGGGAGGAGAAGACGGTGTCCACCGTTTGGTTCACCCTCGGCCAACGGCAACTGCACTGCGAGTGCCACTTCATGCCCGCGCCCGAGGAGAACGAGGCCCGGCTGTACGAGTATCTGTTGCGGCGCAACCGCGAGCTGGTCGGGTTGCGCTTCGCCATCGGGGTGGAGGATGCCGTGTTCCTGGTGGCCGAACGGCCGGCCCACACGGTTACCGAAGCGGAGATAGACCAGCTTTTGGGATCGTTCTATGCCCACTCGGAGCGGTGGTTCAGGCCCTGCATGCGTATCGGCTATGCCACTCGATTCAAGAATTAG
- the proC gene encoding pyrroline-5-carboxylate reductase: MAFRLQLIGGGRMGEALLGGLLAGGWAQPGELAVVEMIADRRAKLADRFSGVTVTDHPVERADAVLAVKPDDAASAGDSLNKAGVSRVLSIAAGVTTTSLESVLGEEARVVRAMPNTPALVGAGAAAIAPGRHAAEEDLVWATGILEAVGTVVVCEEQMLDAVTGLSGSGPAYVFWLAETLTAAGVGVGLSPDMAGALTRQTLLGAARLLTESGEPPADLRAAVTSPGGTTARGIAELEARGAAAAFIAAVAAATERSRELGAS, from the coding sequence GTGGCATTTCGACTGCAACTCATCGGCGGGGGTCGTATGGGTGAAGCCTTGCTCGGCGGCCTTCTGGCCGGCGGATGGGCTCAACCCGGCGAGCTGGCTGTCGTGGAAATGATCGCTGATCGCCGAGCAAAGTTGGCCGATCGCTTCAGCGGGGTGACGGTGACCGACCACCCTGTCGAGCGGGCCGATGCGGTGCTGGCGGTCAAGCCTGACGATGCCGCCTCCGCCGGGGACAGCCTCAACAAGGCCGGGGTGAGCCGGGTTCTCAGCATTGCGGCCGGGGTCACCACCACGTCGTTGGAGTCGGTTCTGGGTGAAGAGGCCCGAGTGGTTCGAGCCATGCCCAACACTCCTGCGTTGGTAGGGGCTGGTGCGGCGGCTATCGCCCCGGGCCGTCATGCCGCCGAGGAGGATCTCGTTTGGGCTACGGGAATCCTCGAAGCAGTGGGCACGGTGGTGGTGTGCGAGGAGCAAATGCTCGACGCGGTCACCGGGCTGTCCGGCTCCGGGCCTGCCTATGTGTTTTGGCTGGCGGAGACATTGACGGCCGCGGGCGTAGGGGTTGGCCTTTCCCCTGACATGGCTGGTGCCCTCACCCGGCAAACTCTCCTCGGGGCGGCCCGGCTGTTGACCGAGTCGGGGGAGCCTCCCGCCGATCTGCGGGCCGCGGTTACGTCGCCGGGGGGTACCACTGCCCGGGGGATCGCCGAGCTGGAAGCCCGCGGGGCGGCCGCCGCGTTCATCGCCGCAGTTGCCGCCGCCACCGAGCGCAGCCGCGAACTGGGTGCTTCCTGA
- a CDS encoding helix-turn-helix domain-containing protein encodes MAKPEGRDKLMTVAEVAALMRVSTMTVYRLIKARDLPAVRIGKSYRLREGDVDSYLASRYTQAG; translated from the coding sequence ATGGCAAAGCCAGAAGGGCGGGACAAACTCATGACTGTGGCAGAGGTTGCTGCCCTCATGAGAGTCTCAACAATGACGGTGTATCGGCTGATTAAAGCCCGAGACCTTCCTGCTGTGAGGATCGGCAAGTCGTACCGATTGCGCGAGGGCGACGTCGACAGCTATCTGGCCAGTCGCTATACCCAGGCGGGTTGA
- a CDS encoding SAM-dependent chlorinase/fluorinase, producing MTLRYDTISFLSDYGLGDEFVGVVKSVIRSIAPEVAVVDITHDIAPHDVRAGGLALARSAQYLVPGVVLAVVDPGVGGTRRAVAVEVGEGTSVLVGPDNGLLAPAVAMVGGASRAVELTAEGYHLASPGPTFAGRDVFAPTAAHLCLGIDLEDVGTPIPVHSLVPGVVPVSRTDGDQIHAEVLWIDRFGNLQLNLDPTELEPLGAALRLTAGDIGRNAIRVNSYSDLESGELGVLVDSYGLVAIAVNRGSAAMELSCVEGDSITIESGGPAPATPVQLQPKRSDELA from the coding sequence ATGACGCTGCGGTACGACACCATCTCGTTCCTGTCGGACTACGGGTTGGGCGATGAATTCGTCGGCGTGGTGAAGTCGGTGATCCGCTCGATTGCTCCGGAGGTTGCGGTGGTGGACATCACCCACGACATCGCCCCCCACGATGTGCGGGCCGGAGGCCTGGCCTTGGCCCGCAGTGCCCAGTATCTGGTGCCCGGCGTCGTGCTGGCCGTTGTCGACCCCGGTGTGGGCGGCACTCGGCGAGCGGTGGCGGTAGAGGTGGGCGAGGGAACCTCGGTGCTGGTCGGCCCCGACAACGGACTGCTGGCCCCGGCCGTGGCCATGGTGGGAGGTGCCTCTCGTGCGGTGGAGCTCACCGCCGAGGGCTATCACCTCGCTTCTCCTGGTCCCACCTTTGCCGGGCGAGATGTGTTCGCCCCCACTGCTGCCCACCTTTGTCTGGGCATCGACCTCGAAGATGTGGGGACCCCAATCCCGGTGCATTCCCTGGTGCCCGGCGTGGTACCGGTAAGCCGGACCGATGGCGACCAGATCCACGCCGAGGTGCTGTGGATTGACCGGTTCGGCAACTTGCAGCTCAATCTGGATCCCACCGAGCTGGAGCCGCTGGGGGCCGCCCTCCGGCTCACTGCTGGCGACATAGGCCGCAACGCGATCCGAGTCAACAGCTACAGCGACCTGGAGAGTGGTGAATTGGGGGTGCTGGTAGACTCCTATGGCTTGGTGGCCATCGCCGTCAACCGGGGATCAGCGGCAATGGAGTTGAGCTGCGTAGAGGGAGACTCCATCACCATTGAGTCCGGTGGACCTGCTCCGGCCACCCCGGTCCAACTGCAACCCAAACGATCGGACGAACTGGCATGA